One Branchiostoma floridae strain S238N-H82 chromosome 1, Bfl_VNyyK, whole genome shotgun sequence genomic region harbors:
- the LOC118422535 gene encoding kelch-like protein 28 isoform X1, whose amino-acid sequence MFCTESFSLWEGSTAWLSENIPGRCADLLVHAKMDSLSGGTVGTSTYSEQLLHGLNELRQRQELCDVVLRVGERKFHVHRVVLASCSPYFKAMFTGNLCERDQDEVEFHCIDETAMMLLIDFAYTGTVAVTDANVQMLLPAASLFQIEQVIRQCCDFLQSALHPHNCIGVARFAQLHACFKLYTQAYNYICRHFEDVSKSEEFFLLTASEILDLLSNDNLNVVSEESVFEAVERWIYFDYANRRCYLSKLLRCIRLPLLPVKFLTRCYEANPLVREDPTAQHLLNDALKYHLVPELRLRSLDDDDTEQQTTARPRCPPKVLCAVGGKNGLFATLNSVEVYFPESNTWTEVSPLNHQRYNCATAVADNRLFVFGGITCIPQNGETHHIHSNSVSCWDPTTNSWTSIAPMNHCRSSLTVTVHGGYIYALGGYNGERYLSTVERYSPRTNSWEEMSHMLKPRSCFAAAAANGAIFAIGGYGPTHLDSVERYNPTEDSWEFVAPMADKRINFGVGVTHGYLFVVGGHNGMQHLNTIERYDPYSDQWASCTPMETPSTGLGVAVLNGHLYVAGGHSGSSYLQQVLQYDPVEDSWAPGPSMNVARCNFGLAAL is encoded by the exons ATGTTTTGTACTGAATCTTTTAGTCTCTGGGAAG GATCAACCGCCTGGCTGTCGGAGAACATTCCGGGGCGCTGTGCAGATTTGTTAGTTCACGCGAAGATGGACAGCTTGTCAGGAGGAACCGTGGGGACGTCCACATACTCCGAACAGCTCCTGCACGGACTGAACGAGCTGCGACAGCGGCAAGAGTTGTGCGATGTGGTGCTGAGGGTGGGCGAGAGGAAGTTCCATGTTCACAG GGTCGTCCTTGCGAGCTGCTCTCCCTATTTCAAGGCCATGTTCACCGGGAACCTGTGTGAACGCGACCAGGATGAAGTGGAGTTCCACTGTATTGATGAAACTGCTATGATGCTGCTGATTGACTTTGCCTACACGGGCACAGTGGCCGTGACGGACGCCAACGTGCAGATGCTGCTGCCCGCGGCCAGTCTGTTCCAGATAGAACAGGTCATCAGGCAGTGCTGTGATTTTCTGCAGTCTGCGCTCCACCCACACAACTGCATCGGCGTGGCCCGTTTTGCCCAGCTGCACGCCTGCTTCAAGCTGTATACTCAGGCCTATAACTACATCTGCAGACACTTTGAAGATGTGTCCAAGTCAGAGGAGTTCTTCCTGCTGACTGCGTCCGAGATTCTGGACCTTTTGTCCAACGACAACCTGAATGTCGTGTCAGAGGAGTCGGTGTTTGAGGCTGTGGAAAGGTGGATCTACTTTGACTATGCAAACCGCCGGTGCTACCTGTCCAAACTGCTGAGGTGCATTCGTCTCCCGCTGCTACCCGTCAAGTTCCTAACCCGCTGCTACGAAGCCAACCCGCTGGTGCGAGAGGACCCCACCGCACAACACCTGCTGAACGATGCCCTGAAGTATCACCTGGTTCCCGAGCTCCGGCTGCGCTcgctggatgatgatgatacagaaCAGCAGACCACTGCACGACCAAGGTGTCCGCCTAAAGTCCTGTGTGCTGTGGGGGGGAAGAATGGGCTTTTTGccacattaaacag TGTCGAGGTGTACTTTCCCGAGAGCAACACGTGGACCGAGGTGTCGCCTCTCAACCACCAGCGATACAACTGTGCCACGGCGGTCGCAGACAACAGGCTGTTCGTGTTCGGCGGGATCACCTGCATTCCACAGAACGGGGAGACGCACCACATCCACTCCAACTCCGTGTCGTGCTGGGACCCCACCACCAACAGCTGGACGTCCATAGCACCCATGAACCACTGCCGCAGCTCCCTCACGGTCACCGTGCATGGGGGGTACATCTATGCACTCGGGGGGTACAACGGCGAGCGGTACCTCAGCACGGTAGAACGGTACAGCCCGCGGACAAACAGTTGGGAGGAGATGTCGCACATGCTGAAGCCACGGAGCTGTTTTGCTGCAGCTGCTGCTAACGGAGCAATCTTCGCCATCGGAGGGTACGGGCCCACACATCTGGACAG tgTGGAAAGGTACAACCCCACTGAAGACAGCTGGGAGTTTGTGGCACCCATGGCCGACAAGAGGATCAACTTCGGCGTGGGCGTGACACACGGGTATCTGTTTGTGGTGGGGGGACACAACGGCATGCAGCACCTCAACACCATCGAGAGGTATGACCCGTACAGTGACCAGTGGGCCTCCTGCACACCCATGGAGACACCCAGTACAG GACTTGGTGTTGCAGTACTGAACGGCCACCTGTACGTAGCAGGGGGTCACTCAGGGTCATCGTACCTGCAACAGGTGCTGCAGTACGACCCCGTGGAGGACAGCTGGGCACCTGGACCCAGCATGAATGTAGCCAGGTGCAACTTTGGACTTGCCGCCCTGTGA
- the LOC118422535 gene encoding kelch-like protein 28 isoform X2, with translation MDSLSGGTVGTSTYSEQLLHGLNELRQRQELCDVVLRVGERKFHVHRVVLASCSPYFKAMFTGNLCERDQDEVEFHCIDETAMMLLIDFAYTGTVAVTDANVQMLLPAASLFQIEQVIRQCCDFLQSALHPHNCIGVARFAQLHACFKLYTQAYNYICRHFEDVSKSEEFFLLTASEILDLLSNDNLNVVSEESVFEAVERWIYFDYANRRCYLSKLLRCIRLPLLPVKFLTRCYEANPLVREDPTAQHLLNDALKYHLVPELRLRSLDDDDTEQQTTARPRCPPKVLCAVGGKNGLFATLNSVEVYFPESNTWTEVSPLNHQRYNCATAVADNRLFVFGGITCIPQNGETHHIHSNSVSCWDPTTNSWTSIAPMNHCRSSLTVTVHGGYIYALGGYNGERYLSTVERYSPRTNSWEEMSHMLKPRSCFAAAAANGAIFAIGGYGPTHLDSVERYNPTEDSWEFVAPMADKRINFGVGVTHGYLFVVGGHNGMQHLNTIERYDPYSDQWASCTPMETPSTGLGVAVLNGHLYVAGGHSGSSYLQQVLQYDPVEDSWAPGPSMNVARCNFGLAAL, from the exons ATGGACAGCTTGTCAGGAGGAACCGTGGGGACGTCCACATACTCCGAACAGCTCCTGCACGGACTGAACGAGCTGCGACAGCGGCAAGAGTTGTGCGATGTGGTGCTGAGGGTGGGCGAGAGGAAGTTCCATGTTCACAG GGTCGTCCTTGCGAGCTGCTCTCCCTATTTCAAGGCCATGTTCACCGGGAACCTGTGTGAACGCGACCAGGATGAAGTGGAGTTCCACTGTATTGATGAAACTGCTATGATGCTGCTGATTGACTTTGCCTACACGGGCACAGTGGCCGTGACGGACGCCAACGTGCAGATGCTGCTGCCCGCGGCCAGTCTGTTCCAGATAGAACAGGTCATCAGGCAGTGCTGTGATTTTCTGCAGTCTGCGCTCCACCCACACAACTGCATCGGCGTGGCCCGTTTTGCCCAGCTGCACGCCTGCTTCAAGCTGTATACTCAGGCCTATAACTACATCTGCAGACACTTTGAAGATGTGTCCAAGTCAGAGGAGTTCTTCCTGCTGACTGCGTCCGAGATTCTGGACCTTTTGTCCAACGACAACCTGAATGTCGTGTCAGAGGAGTCGGTGTTTGAGGCTGTGGAAAGGTGGATCTACTTTGACTATGCAAACCGCCGGTGCTACCTGTCCAAACTGCTGAGGTGCATTCGTCTCCCGCTGCTACCCGTCAAGTTCCTAACCCGCTGCTACGAAGCCAACCCGCTGGTGCGAGAGGACCCCACCGCACAACACCTGCTGAACGATGCCCTGAAGTATCACCTGGTTCCCGAGCTCCGGCTGCGCTcgctggatgatgatgatacagaaCAGCAGACCACTGCACGACCAAGGTGTCCGCCTAAAGTCCTGTGTGCTGTGGGGGGGAAGAATGGGCTTTTTGccacattaaacag TGTCGAGGTGTACTTTCCCGAGAGCAACACGTGGACCGAGGTGTCGCCTCTCAACCACCAGCGATACAACTGTGCCACGGCGGTCGCAGACAACAGGCTGTTCGTGTTCGGCGGGATCACCTGCATTCCACAGAACGGGGAGACGCACCACATCCACTCCAACTCCGTGTCGTGCTGGGACCCCACCACCAACAGCTGGACGTCCATAGCACCCATGAACCACTGCCGCAGCTCCCTCACGGTCACCGTGCATGGGGGGTACATCTATGCACTCGGGGGGTACAACGGCGAGCGGTACCTCAGCACGGTAGAACGGTACAGCCCGCGGACAAACAGTTGGGAGGAGATGTCGCACATGCTGAAGCCACGGAGCTGTTTTGCTGCAGCTGCTGCTAACGGAGCAATCTTCGCCATCGGAGGGTACGGGCCCACACATCTGGACAG tgTGGAAAGGTACAACCCCACTGAAGACAGCTGGGAGTTTGTGGCACCCATGGCCGACAAGAGGATCAACTTCGGCGTGGGCGTGACACACGGGTATCTGTTTGTGGTGGGGGGACACAACGGCATGCAGCACCTCAACACCATCGAGAGGTATGACCCGTACAGTGACCAGTGGGCCTCCTGCACACCCATGGAGACACCCAGTACAG GACTTGGTGTTGCAGTACTGAACGGCCACCTGTACGTAGCAGGGGGTCACTCAGGGTCATCGTACCTGCAACAGGTGCTGCAGTACGACCCCGTGGAGGACAGCTGGGCACCTGGACCCAGCATGAATGTAGCCAGGTGCAACTTTGGACTTGCCGCCCTGTGA